A portion of the Scleropages formosus chromosome 13, fSclFor1.1, whole genome shotgun sequence genome contains these proteins:
- the stag3 gene encoding cohesin subunit SA-1 isoform X1, which yields MESDADSAEQLDSPSDSGSDFEAQLRPKKRRSRAVAPEAPPSKRPLQMSTVHSPHVSHSSNGMLVAGHLDQVCVQEGSPATAGDLYEALRSGRSAMVTVVDEWLESYKQDKEAGLLELMNFVVQCCGCKGFVTKEMFDSMENVEIISRLTKDFNEDCSGYPLSSTGPQWRRFRTCLCEFLQLLVRRCQNSLLYDDYLFSSLLALLTGLSDSQVRAFRHTSTLMAMKLMTALVEVAMDVSTQVETTQRRYKAEMCKEVELRAQERLEKLHTSYTQLQDQQEELQSMMNTVFKGIFVHRYRDLVPEIRVICMEEIGVWLQKNPSVFLNDGYLKYLGWTLHDKQGVVRQQCVRSLKALYREKDFAGRLELFTSRFKERMLSMIQDKVNDVAQEAIQLLLLIHQNTEEGLSEEECERVYPLVFASHRGSACAAGNFLYHRLCSELDKENQENEKRKAAFLLLLVSFFIQTEFHEHAMYLVDSLWDCAGKELRDWETMTSMLLQEKGQNWGLKDEEEGALIEVMICAVRQAAESHPPVSRAPAKRVLRVKDQKAQEQQRNRLTNHFIIVLPQLMAKYSADAEKVTSLLKAPLHFNLETYSSNSRLEKYLDLLLVQLCGIVEKHQDDEVLRACALVACALCAERYSFSARAEMSISQLLDRLVDQFTSGLTDVLQGGADEDELYSVAIAMKRIAAFSSAKDLTGREMLQPCLQILKYGLESREISSMVMVPALKCACFHLFWEKVKITSSVPSKPALKQLRQNVHSLYAVCQSCLSVGEVELRDQAFLLLCDLLLVYSSSLVQGNTALQTLACPPSVSLRAEMSSFLLDYVFTEPENDPQDDDEEGEFAKIAVLQRCRNQLAGYCKLVIYGVLDLSAASDVFKHYSKFYKDYGDIMKETLSKSKIVSPILSAKTVCLSLQQLYSQLPWEQGEERVRFSQEFREMRELARHLAMTFGVNLHRVRKPLVALHKDGIQFAFQGAKDADKIPHNLLFLETLSEFSFKLLHQDRKQLLGFLKRLAPTPLPAWPSLRLYRHSLEMGRRASEKGHTPSHPTQSILTSKRPRTSSKTGTDMSIDSEGSVPRKKDSQWLESSSIASLATPPLTSTTLKGALPQTSVPRVDRAGSLAASDEEGASEPESLKDFMERQPASRTSLQRRQRPVFLAPSTPSTQSDLGSHLSLLTLIEEDEEPEMDNFQSGDSDSDTPITLPSTRHSTSLLEELFS from the exons CAGCTGGACAGTCCCTCGGATTCGGGCAGCGACTTCGAGGCCCAGCTGAGACCCAAGAAGCGCAGGTCGAGAGCAGTGGCCCCGGAAGCACCA CCAAGTAAGCGACCACTTCAAATGAGCACTGTCCACTCACCGCACGTTTCACATTCTTCCAATGGGATGCTAGTGGCAGGTCATCTGGACcaagtgtgtgtgcaggaagGCAGTCCAGCTACTGCTGGAGATCTTTACGAGGCTCTGCGGTCTGGCCGGAGCGCCATGGTG ACAGTGGTTGATGAGTGGCTGGAGAGCTACAAACAGGACAAGGAAGCAGGACTCCTGGAGCTCATGAACTTCGTTGTGCAGTGCTGTGGCTGTAAAG GTTTTGTGACCAAAGAGATGTTTGACAGCATGGAAAATGTTGAGATTATCAGCAGGCTGACTAAAGATTTTAATGAG GACTGCTCTGGCTATCCGCTGTCTTCCACGGGCCCACAATGGCGCCGGTTTCGTACTTGCTTGTGCGAGTTCCTGCAGTTGCTGGTGCGACGCTGTCAGAACAGCCTTCTGTACGACGACTACCTCTTTTCTTCCCTGCTGGCTCTGCTCACTGGCCTGTCCGATTCACAGGTCCGAGCCTTCCGGCACACCAGCACGCTCATGG CAATGAAGCTCATGACAGCACTGGTCGAAGTGGCTATGGATGTTTCAACCCAGGTGGAGACCACTCAGCGGCGCTACAAGGCAGAGATGTGCAAGGAGGTAGAGCTCAGGGCTCAGGAAAGGCTAGAAAAACTGCACACCAGCTATACACAG ctgcaggaccAGCAGGAGGAGTTGCAAAGTATGATGAATACAGTCTTCAAGGGCATATTTGTGCACCGCTACCGAGACCTTGTTCCAGAGATTCGTGTAATCTGCATGGAGGAGATTGGAGTGTGGTTGCAGAAGAACCCAAGTGTTTTCCTCAATGATGGGTATCTCAAGTACTTGGGTTGGACCCTCCATGATAAG caagGCGTGGTTCGACAGCAGTGTGTTCGTTCGCTAAAGGCTCTTTACAGGGAGAAGGACTTTGCAGGACGCCTTGAGCTCTTCACCAGTAGATTTAAG GAGAGAATGCTCAGTATGATACAGGACAAAGTCAATGATGTTGCACAAGAGGCAATTCAGTTGCTGCTGTTGATTCATCA GAACACAGAGGAGGGTCTGTCTGAGGAGGAGTGTGAGCGTGTGTACCCACTTGTGTTTGCCTCACACAGAGGTTCGGCTTGTGCAGCTGGAAACTTCCTCTACCACAG ACTGTGCAGTGAGCTGGACAAAGAAAaccaggaaaatgaaaaacgtAAAGCAGCATTTCTTCTCTTGCTAGTCTCCTTCTTCATTCAGACTGAG TTCCATGAACATGCAATGTACCTGGTGGACAGCTTATGGGACTGTGCAGGCAAGGAGCTTAGAGACTGGGAGACCATGACATCAATGCTGCTTCAGGAGAAGGGGCAAAACTGGG GGCtgaaggatgaggaggagggggcCCTGATTGAGGTGATGATATGTGCTGTTCGGCAGGCTGCAGAGAGCCACCCCCCAGTCAGTAGAGCACCAGCAAAGAGG GTTCTAAGAGTGAAGGACCAGAAGGCCCAAGAACAGCAGAGAAATCGCCTCACCAACCATTTCATAATAGTGCTGCCACAGCTGATGGCTAAg TATTCTGCAGATGCTGAGAAGGTCACCAGTCTACTCAAAGCTCCATTGCACTTTAACCTGGAGACCTACAGTAGCAACAGCCGTCTGGAGAAG TACCTGGACCTCCTCCTCGTTCAGCTGTGTGGGATCGTGGAGAAGCACCAGGATGATGAAGTGCTGAGGGCATGCGCCCTTGTGGCTTGTGCTCTGTGTGCCGAACGCTATAGTTTTTCTGCCCGAGCTGAGATGTCAATCAGCCAGCTGCTGGACAGACTTGTGGACCAGTTCACATCTGGCCTCACCGACGTATTACAG GGCGGTGCAGATGAGGATGAGTTGTACAGCGTTGCCATTGCAATGAAAAGGATAGCAGCTTTCAGCAG TGCAAAAGACTTGACAGGACGAGAGATGCTTCAGCCCTGTCTTCAGATCCTGAAGTATGGACTTGAGTCCAGAGAGATAAGTAGCATG GTAATGGTTCCTGCTTTGAAATGTGCCTGTTTCCACCTGTTCTGGGAGAAGGTGAAAATAACCAGCTCAGTGCCCAGCAAG CCAGCTCTGAAGCAGTTGAGACAGAATGTTCACTCTCTTTATGCAGTTTGCCAGAGCTGCCTGTCCGTAGGGGAGGTAGAACTAAGGGATCAG GCATTCCTGTTGCTGTGTGACCTACTGTTGGTGTACAGCTCAAGTTTGGTGCAGGGTAACACTGCACTGCAGACCCTGGCATGTCCACCAAGTGTGTCACTCCGAGCAGAGATGTCCTCTTTCCTCCTGGATTATGTCTTCACTGAGCCGGAGAACGACCCACAAG ATGACGATGAGGAGGGGGAGTTTGCAAAGATTGCTGTGTTGCAGAGGTGTCGGAACCAGCTAGCAGGCTACTGCAAACTAGTCATCTATGGAGTGCTGGATCTGAGCGCTGCCTCCGATGTCTTCAAACACTACAGCAAG TTCTACAAGGACTATGGAGACATCATGAAAGAGACACTGAGCAAATCTAAGATCGTCAGCCCCATACTGAGTGCGAAGACTGTGTGTCTAAGCCTGCAGcag CTCTACTCACAGTTGCCCTGGGAGCAAGGTGAGGAGAGGGTGCGCTTCAGCCAGGAGTTCAGGGAGATGAGAGAGCTGGCCCGGCATCTTGCCATGACCTTTGGAGTCAATCTACACCGTGTCCGCAAGCCACTGGTGGCACTGCACAA GGATGGTATCCAGTTTGCCTTCCAGGGTGCTAAGGATGCAGACAAGATTCCCCACAACCTACTCTTCCTGGAGACCCTCAGTGAGTTCAGCTTCAAACTGCTACACCAGGATCGCAAACAGCT GTTGGGTTTTCTGAAGCGCCTGGCCCCAACACCTCTGCCAGCTTGGCCATCACTTAGGCTGTACCGCCATTCCCTGGAAATGGGCAGGAGGGCTTCTGAGAAAGGACATACCCCAAGCCATCCCACACAGAGCATTTTGACCTCCAAACGCCCCAGGACCTCCTCAAAGACTGGCACTGACATGAGCATAGACAGTGagg GCTCTGTACCCAGGAAAAAGGATAGCCAGTGGCTGGAGAGCAGTAGCATTGCCAGCCTAGCCACCCCTCCCCTAACTTCAACAACGCTGAAGGGAGCACTGCCACAGACATCTGTGCCCAGAGTGGACCGTGCCGGGTCGTTGGCTGCATCTGATGAGGAAGGAGCCTCTGAGCCAGAGTCCCTAAAAGACTTCATGGAGCG GCAGCCAGCAAGCAGAACAAGCTTACAAAGACGTCAGCGGCCAGTCTTTCTGGCTCCCAGCACACCTTCTACACAAAGTGACTTGGGTTCACATCTCagcct ACTGACACTGATTGAAGAGGATGAAGAGCCAGAGATGGATAACTTTCAGAGTGGGGACTCTGACTCAGATACACCCATCACTCTG CCATCTACTCGTCATTCCACCAGCCTTCTGGAGGAGCTGTTTTCATAA
- the stag3 gene encoding cohesin subunit SA-1 isoform X2 translates to MESDADSAEQLDSPSDSGSDFEAQLRPKKRRSRAVAPEAPPSKRPLQMSTVHSPHVSHSSNGMLVAGHLDQVCVQEGSPATAGDLYEALRSGRSAMVTVVDEWLESYKQDKEAGLLELMNFVVQCCGCKGFVTKEMFDSMENVEIISRLTKDFNEDCSGYPLSSTGPQWRRFRTCLCEFLQLLVRRCQNSLLYDDYLFSSLLALLTGLSDSQVRAFRHTSTLMAMKLMTALVEVAMDVSTQVETTQRRYKAEMCKEVELRAQERLEKLHTSYTQLQDQQEELQSMMNTVFKGIFVHRYRDLVPEIRVICMEEIGVWLQKNPSVFLNDGYLKYLGWTLHDKQGVVRQQCVRSLKALYREKDFAGRLELFTSRFKERMLSMIQDKVNDVAQEAIQLLLLIHQNTEEGLSEEECERVYPLVFASHRGSACAAGNFLYHRLCSELDKENQENEKRKAAFLLLLVSFFIQTEFHEHAMYLVDSLWDCAGKELRDWETMTSMLLQEKGQNWGLKDEEEGALIEVMICAVRQAAESHPPVSRAPAKRVLRVKDQKAQEQQRNRLTNHFIIVLPQLMAKYSADAEKVTSLLKAPLHFNLETYSSNSRLEKYLDLLLVQLCGIVEKHQDDEVLRACALVACALCAERYSFSARAEMSISQLLDRLVDQFTSGLTDVLQGGADEDELYSVAIAMKRIAAFSSAKDLTGREMLQPCLQILKYGLESREISSMVMVPALKCACFHLFWEKVKITSSVPSKPALKQLRQNVHSLYAVCQSCLSVGEVELRDQAFLLLCDLLLVYSSSLVQGNTALQTLACPPSVSLRAEMSSFLLDYVFTEPENDPQDDDEEGEFAKIAVLQRCRNQLAGYCKLVIYGVLDLSAASDVFKHYSKFYKDYGDIMKETLSKSKIVSPILSAKTVCLSLQQLYSQLPWEQGEERVRFSQEFREMRELARHLAMTFGVNLHRVRKPLVALHKDGIQFAFQGAKDADKIPHNLLFLETLSEFSFKLLHQDRKQLLGFLKRLAPTPLPAWPSLRLYRHSLEMGRRASEKGHTPSHPTQSILTSKRPRTSSKTGTDMSIDSSVPRKKDSQWLESSSIASLATPPLTSTTLKGALPQTSVPRVDRAGSLAASDEEGASEPESLKDFMERQPASRTSLQRRQRPVFLAPSTPSTQSDLGSHLSLLTLIEEDEEPEMDNFQSGDSDSDTPITLPSTRHSTSLLEELFS, encoded by the exons CAGCTGGACAGTCCCTCGGATTCGGGCAGCGACTTCGAGGCCCAGCTGAGACCCAAGAAGCGCAGGTCGAGAGCAGTGGCCCCGGAAGCACCA CCAAGTAAGCGACCACTTCAAATGAGCACTGTCCACTCACCGCACGTTTCACATTCTTCCAATGGGATGCTAGTGGCAGGTCATCTGGACcaagtgtgtgtgcaggaagGCAGTCCAGCTACTGCTGGAGATCTTTACGAGGCTCTGCGGTCTGGCCGGAGCGCCATGGTG ACAGTGGTTGATGAGTGGCTGGAGAGCTACAAACAGGACAAGGAAGCAGGACTCCTGGAGCTCATGAACTTCGTTGTGCAGTGCTGTGGCTGTAAAG GTTTTGTGACCAAAGAGATGTTTGACAGCATGGAAAATGTTGAGATTATCAGCAGGCTGACTAAAGATTTTAATGAG GACTGCTCTGGCTATCCGCTGTCTTCCACGGGCCCACAATGGCGCCGGTTTCGTACTTGCTTGTGCGAGTTCCTGCAGTTGCTGGTGCGACGCTGTCAGAACAGCCTTCTGTACGACGACTACCTCTTTTCTTCCCTGCTGGCTCTGCTCACTGGCCTGTCCGATTCACAGGTCCGAGCCTTCCGGCACACCAGCACGCTCATGG CAATGAAGCTCATGACAGCACTGGTCGAAGTGGCTATGGATGTTTCAACCCAGGTGGAGACCACTCAGCGGCGCTACAAGGCAGAGATGTGCAAGGAGGTAGAGCTCAGGGCTCAGGAAAGGCTAGAAAAACTGCACACCAGCTATACACAG ctgcaggaccAGCAGGAGGAGTTGCAAAGTATGATGAATACAGTCTTCAAGGGCATATTTGTGCACCGCTACCGAGACCTTGTTCCAGAGATTCGTGTAATCTGCATGGAGGAGATTGGAGTGTGGTTGCAGAAGAACCCAAGTGTTTTCCTCAATGATGGGTATCTCAAGTACTTGGGTTGGACCCTCCATGATAAG caagGCGTGGTTCGACAGCAGTGTGTTCGTTCGCTAAAGGCTCTTTACAGGGAGAAGGACTTTGCAGGACGCCTTGAGCTCTTCACCAGTAGATTTAAG GAGAGAATGCTCAGTATGATACAGGACAAAGTCAATGATGTTGCACAAGAGGCAATTCAGTTGCTGCTGTTGATTCATCA GAACACAGAGGAGGGTCTGTCTGAGGAGGAGTGTGAGCGTGTGTACCCACTTGTGTTTGCCTCACACAGAGGTTCGGCTTGTGCAGCTGGAAACTTCCTCTACCACAG ACTGTGCAGTGAGCTGGACAAAGAAAaccaggaaaatgaaaaacgtAAAGCAGCATTTCTTCTCTTGCTAGTCTCCTTCTTCATTCAGACTGAG TTCCATGAACATGCAATGTACCTGGTGGACAGCTTATGGGACTGTGCAGGCAAGGAGCTTAGAGACTGGGAGACCATGACATCAATGCTGCTTCAGGAGAAGGGGCAAAACTGGG GGCtgaaggatgaggaggagggggcCCTGATTGAGGTGATGATATGTGCTGTTCGGCAGGCTGCAGAGAGCCACCCCCCAGTCAGTAGAGCACCAGCAAAGAGG GTTCTAAGAGTGAAGGACCAGAAGGCCCAAGAACAGCAGAGAAATCGCCTCACCAACCATTTCATAATAGTGCTGCCACAGCTGATGGCTAAg TATTCTGCAGATGCTGAGAAGGTCACCAGTCTACTCAAAGCTCCATTGCACTTTAACCTGGAGACCTACAGTAGCAACAGCCGTCTGGAGAAG TACCTGGACCTCCTCCTCGTTCAGCTGTGTGGGATCGTGGAGAAGCACCAGGATGATGAAGTGCTGAGGGCATGCGCCCTTGTGGCTTGTGCTCTGTGTGCCGAACGCTATAGTTTTTCTGCCCGAGCTGAGATGTCAATCAGCCAGCTGCTGGACAGACTTGTGGACCAGTTCACATCTGGCCTCACCGACGTATTACAG GGCGGTGCAGATGAGGATGAGTTGTACAGCGTTGCCATTGCAATGAAAAGGATAGCAGCTTTCAGCAG TGCAAAAGACTTGACAGGACGAGAGATGCTTCAGCCCTGTCTTCAGATCCTGAAGTATGGACTTGAGTCCAGAGAGATAAGTAGCATG GTAATGGTTCCTGCTTTGAAATGTGCCTGTTTCCACCTGTTCTGGGAGAAGGTGAAAATAACCAGCTCAGTGCCCAGCAAG CCAGCTCTGAAGCAGTTGAGACAGAATGTTCACTCTCTTTATGCAGTTTGCCAGAGCTGCCTGTCCGTAGGGGAGGTAGAACTAAGGGATCAG GCATTCCTGTTGCTGTGTGACCTACTGTTGGTGTACAGCTCAAGTTTGGTGCAGGGTAACACTGCACTGCAGACCCTGGCATGTCCACCAAGTGTGTCACTCCGAGCAGAGATGTCCTCTTTCCTCCTGGATTATGTCTTCACTGAGCCGGAGAACGACCCACAAG ATGACGATGAGGAGGGGGAGTTTGCAAAGATTGCTGTGTTGCAGAGGTGTCGGAACCAGCTAGCAGGCTACTGCAAACTAGTCATCTATGGAGTGCTGGATCTGAGCGCTGCCTCCGATGTCTTCAAACACTACAGCAAG TTCTACAAGGACTATGGAGACATCATGAAAGAGACACTGAGCAAATCTAAGATCGTCAGCCCCATACTGAGTGCGAAGACTGTGTGTCTAAGCCTGCAGcag CTCTACTCACAGTTGCCCTGGGAGCAAGGTGAGGAGAGGGTGCGCTTCAGCCAGGAGTTCAGGGAGATGAGAGAGCTGGCCCGGCATCTTGCCATGACCTTTGGAGTCAATCTACACCGTGTCCGCAAGCCACTGGTGGCACTGCACAA GGATGGTATCCAGTTTGCCTTCCAGGGTGCTAAGGATGCAGACAAGATTCCCCACAACCTACTCTTCCTGGAGACCCTCAGTGAGTTCAGCTTCAAACTGCTACACCAGGATCGCAAACAGCT GTTGGGTTTTCTGAAGCGCCTGGCCCCAACACCTCTGCCAGCTTGGCCATCACTTAGGCTGTACCGCCATTCCCTGGAAATGGGCAGGAGGGCTTCTGAGAAAGGACATACCCCAAGCCATCCCACACAGAGCATTTTGACCTCCAAACGCCCCAGGACCTCCTCAAAGACTGGCACTGACATGAGCATAGACA GCTCTGTACCCAGGAAAAAGGATAGCCAGTGGCTGGAGAGCAGTAGCATTGCCAGCCTAGCCACCCCTCCCCTAACTTCAACAACGCTGAAGGGAGCACTGCCACAGACATCTGTGCCCAGAGTGGACCGTGCCGGGTCGTTGGCTGCATCTGATGAGGAAGGAGCCTCTGAGCCAGAGTCCCTAAAAGACTTCATGGAGCG GCAGCCAGCAAGCAGAACAAGCTTACAAAGACGTCAGCGGCCAGTCTTTCTGGCTCCCAGCACACCTTCTACACAAAGTGACTTGGGTTCACATCTCagcct ACTGACACTGATTGAAGAGGATGAAGAGCCAGAGATGGATAACTTTCAGAGTGGGGACTCTGACTCAGATACACCCATCACTCTG CCATCTACTCGTCATTCCACCAGCCTTCTGGAGGAGCTGTTTTCATAA
- the stag3 gene encoding cohesin subunit SA-1 isoform X3 → MSTVHSPHVSHSSNGMLVAGHLDQVCVQEGSPATAGDLYEALRSGRSAMVTVVDEWLESYKQDKEAGLLELMNFVVQCCGCKGFVTKEMFDSMENVEIISRLTKDFNEDCSGYPLSSTGPQWRRFRTCLCEFLQLLVRRCQNSLLYDDYLFSSLLALLTGLSDSQVRAFRHTSTLMAMKLMTALVEVAMDVSTQVETTQRRYKAEMCKEVELRAQERLEKLHTSYTQLQDQQEELQSMMNTVFKGIFVHRYRDLVPEIRVICMEEIGVWLQKNPSVFLNDGYLKYLGWTLHDKQGVVRQQCVRSLKALYREKDFAGRLELFTSRFKERMLSMIQDKVNDVAQEAIQLLLLIHQNTEEGLSEEECERVYPLVFASHRGSACAAGNFLYHRLCSELDKENQENEKRKAAFLLLLVSFFIQTEFHEHAMYLVDSLWDCAGKELRDWETMTSMLLQEKGQNWGLKDEEEGALIEVMICAVRQAAESHPPVSRAPAKRVLRVKDQKAQEQQRNRLTNHFIIVLPQLMAKYSADAEKVTSLLKAPLHFNLETYSSNSRLEKYLDLLLVQLCGIVEKHQDDEVLRACALVACALCAERYSFSARAEMSISQLLDRLVDQFTSGLTDVLQGGADEDELYSVAIAMKRIAAFSSAKDLTGREMLQPCLQILKYGLESREISSMVMVPALKCACFHLFWEKVKITSSVPSKPALKQLRQNVHSLYAVCQSCLSVGEVELRDQAFLLLCDLLLVYSSSLVQGNTALQTLACPPSVSLRAEMSSFLLDYVFTEPENDPQDDDEEGEFAKIAVLQRCRNQLAGYCKLVIYGVLDLSAASDVFKHYSKFYKDYGDIMKETLSKSKIVSPILSAKTVCLSLQQLYSQLPWEQGEERVRFSQEFREMRELARHLAMTFGVNLHRVRKPLVALHKDGIQFAFQGAKDADKIPHNLLFLETLSEFSFKLLHQDRKQLLGFLKRLAPTPLPAWPSLRLYRHSLEMGRRASEKGHTPSHPTQSILTSKRPRTSSKTGTDMSIDSEGSVPRKKDSQWLESSSIASLATPPLTSTTLKGALPQTSVPRVDRAGSLAASDEEGASEPESLKDFMERQPASRTSLQRRQRPVFLAPSTPSTQSDLGSHLSLLTLIEEDEEPEMDNFQSGDSDSDTPITLPSTRHSTSLLEELFS, encoded by the exons ATGAGCACTGTCCACTCACCGCACGTTTCACATTCTTCCAATGGGATGCTAGTGGCAGGTCATCTGGACcaagtgtgtgtgcaggaagGCAGTCCAGCTACTGCTGGAGATCTTTACGAGGCTCTGCGGTCTGGCCGGAGCGCCATGGTG ACAGTGGTTGATGAGTGGCTGGAGAGCTACAAACAGGACAAGGAAGCAGGACTCCTGGAGCTCATGAACTTCGTTGTGCAGTGCTGTGGCTGTAAAG GTTTTGTGACCAAAGAGATGTTTGACAGCATGGAAAATGTTGAGATTATCAGCAGGCTGACTAAAGATTTTAATGAG GACTGCTCTGGCTATCCGCTGTCTTCCACGGGCCCACAATGGCGCCGGTTTCGTACTTGCTTGTGCGAGTTCCTGCAGTTGCTGGTGCGACGCTGTCAGAACAGCCTTCTGTACGACGACTACCTCTTTTCTTCCCTGCTGGCTCTGCTCACTGGCCTGTCCGATTCACAGGTCCGAGCCTTCCGGCACACCAGCACGCTCATGG CAATGAAGCTCATGACAGCACTGGTCGAAGTGGCTATGGATGTTTCAACCCAGGTGGAGACCACTCAGCGGCGCTACAAGGCAGAGATGTGCAAGGAGGTAGAGCTCAGGGCTCAGGAAAGGCTAGAAAAACTGCACACCAGCTATACACAG ctgcaggaccAGCAGGAGGAGTTGCAAAGTATGATGAATACAGTCTTCAAGGGCATATTTGTGCACCGCTACCGAGACCTTGTTCCAGAGATTCGTGTAATCTGCATGGAGGAGATTGGAGTGTGGTTGCAGAAGAACCCAAGTGTTTTCCTCAATGATGGGTATCTCAAGTACTTGGGTTGGACCCTCCATGATAAG caagGCGTGGTTCGACAGCAGTGTGTTCGTTCGCTAAAGGCTCTTTACAGGGAGAAGGACTTTGCAGGACGCCTTGAGCTCTTCACCAGTAGATTTAAG GAGAGAATGCTCAGTATGATACAGGACAAAGTCAATGATGTTGCACAAGAGGCAATTCAGTTGCTGCTGTTGATTCATCA GAACACAGAGGAGGGTCTGTCTGAGGAGGAGTGTGAGCGTGTGTACCCACTTGTGTTTGCCTCACACAGAGGTTCGGCTTGTGCAGCTGGAAACTTCCTCTACCACAG ACTGTGCAGTGAGCTGGACAAAGAAAaccaggaaaatgaaaaacgtAAAGCAGCATTTCTTCTCTTGCTAGTCTCCTTCTTCATTCAGACTGAG TTCCATGAACATGCAATGTACCTGGTGGACAGCTTATGGGACTGTGCAGGCAAGGAGCTTAGAGACTGGGAGACCATGACATCAATGCTGCTTCAGGAGAAGGGGCAAAACTGGG GGCtgaaggatgaggaggagggggcCCTGATTGAGGTGATGATATGTGCTGTTCGGCAGGCTGCAGAGAGCCACCCCCCAGTCAGTAGAGCACCAGCAAAGAGG GTTCTAAGAGTGAAGGACCAGAAGGCCCAAGAACAGCAGAGAAATCGCCTCACCAACCATTTCATAATAGTGCTGCCACAGCTGATGGCTAAg TATTCTGCAGATGCTGAGAAGGTCACCAGTCTACTCAAAGCTCCATTGCACTTTAACCTGGAGACCTACAGTAGCAACAGCCGTCTGGAGAAG TACCTGGACCTCCTCCTCGTTCAGCTGTGTGGGATCGTGGAGAAGCACCAGGATGATGAAGTGCTGAGGGCATGCGCCCTTGTGGCTTGTGCTCTGTGTGCCGAACGCTATAGTTTTTCTGCCCGAGCTGAGATGTCAATCAGCCAGCTGCTGGACAGACTTGTGGACCAGTTCACATCTGGCCTCACCGACGTATTACAG GGCGGTGCAGATGAGGATGAGTTGTACAGCGTTGCCATTGCAATGAAAAGGATAGCAGCTTTCAGCAG TGCAAAAGACTTGACAGGACGAGAGATGCTTCAGCCCTGTCTTCAGATCCTGAAGTATGGACTTGAGTCCAGAGAGATAAGTAGCATG GTAATGGTTCCTGCTTTGAAATGTGCCTGTTTCCACCTGTTCTGGGAGAAGGTGAAAATAACCAGCTCAGTGCCCAGCAAG CCAGCTCTGAAGCAGTTGAGACAGAATGTTCACTCTCTTTATGCAGTTTGCCAGAGCTGCCTGTCCGTAGGGGAGGTAGAACTAAGGGATCAG GCATTCCTGTTGCTGTGTGACCTACTGTTGGTGTACAGCTCAAGTTTGGTGCAGGGTAACACTGCACTGCAGACCCTGGCATGTCCACCAAGTGTGTCACTCCGAGCAGAGATGTCCTCTTTCCTCCTGGATTATGTCTTCACTGAGCCGGAGAACGACCCACAAG ATGACGATGAGGAGGGGGAGTTTGCAAAGATTGCTGTGTTGCAGAGGTGTCGGAACCAGCTAGCAGGCTACTGCAAACTAGTCATCTATGGAGTGCTGGATCTGAGCGCTGCCTCCGATGTCTTCAAACACTACAGCAAG TTCTACAAGGACTATGGAGACATCATGAAAGAGACACTGAGCAAATCTAAGATCGTCAGCCCCATACTGAGTGCGAAGACTGTGTGTCTAAGCCTGCAGcag CTCTACTCACAGTTGCCCTGGGAGCAAGGTGAGGAGAGGGTGCGCTTCAGCCAGGAGTTCAGGGAGATGAGAGAGCTGGCCCGGCATCTTGCCATGACCTTTGGAGTCAATCTACACCGTGTCCGCAAGCCACTGGTGGCACTGCACAA GGATGGTATCCAGTTTGCCTTCCAGGGTGCTAAGGATGCAGACAAGATTCCCCACAACCTACTCTTCCTGGAGACCCTCAGTGAGTTCAGCTTCAAACTGCTACACCAGGATCGCAAACAGCT GTTGGGTTTTCTGAAGCGCCTGGCCCCAACACCTCTGCCAGCTTGGCCATCACTTAGGCTGTACCGCCATTCCCTGGAAATGGGCAGGAGGGCTTCTGAGAAAGGACATACCCCAAGCCATCCCACACAGAGCATTTTGACCTCCAAACGCCCCAGGACCTCCTCAAAGACTGGCACTGACATGAGCATAGACAGTGagg GCTCTGTACCCAGGAAAAAGGATAGCCAGTGGCTGGAGAGCAGTAGCATTGCCAGCCTAGCCACCCCTCCCCTAACTTCAACAACGCTGAAGGGAGCACTGCCACAGACATCTGTGCCCAGAGTGGACCGTGCCGGGTCGTTGGCTGCATCTGATGAGGAAGGAGCCTCTGAGCCAGAGTCCCTAAAAGACTTCATGGAGCG GCAGCCAGCAAGCAGAACAAGCTTACAAAGACGTCAGCGGCCAGTCTTTCTGGCTCCCAGCACACCTTCTACACAAAGTGACTTGGGTTCACATCTCagcct ACTGACACTGATTGAAGAGGATGAAGAGCCAGAGATGGATAACTTTCAGAGTGGGGACTCTGACTCAGATACACCCATCACTCTG CCATCTACTCGTCATTCCACCAGCCTTCTGGAGGAGCTGTTTTCATAA